A single Rana temporaria chromosome 1 unlocalized genomic scaffold, aRanTem1.1 chr1d, whole genome shotgun sequence DNA region contains:
- the LOC120921522 gene encoding E3 ubiquitin-protein ligase RNF12-B-like: MMEPYTITMAPDTITMAPDTITMAPDTQSELVPDPQSESVPDPQSELVPDPQSELVPDPQSELVPDPQSESAPDPQSELVPDPQSELVPDPQSELVPGTQSELVPDPQSELVPDPQSELVPDPQSELVPDPQSELVPDPQSELVPDTQSELVPDPQSELVPDPQSELVPDPQSELVPDPQSELVPDPQSESVPDPQSELVPGTTLQLISEKQPEISSDPTTVLEADITTAKTESDPTPPPLPTKSSPPVPTTTLSPIMPTTISSTTTSEQILDLTPPSPEDSSIGSPQTPRDSSPQIGLGTTDNSRSILLATTMEHTSLDQSADHSNVNTQPTETQNDDKITEEPGRQSNTDPPLTTPKSPGDYTVSAKTDKILERIVQPTPERPSNPLGSPSPLQATSDQTFYKDGPNTGEVPTMATSSSKRRLDEGVSVLVDKDHPRDSPVPPKPLHLLISSSKDLRKGQKDTKNPNSEPKTTQKLNKEKEKSKQKSNLTFIPKKDRQKAKFFSKGVKWAFKSGLSERSYLGNHVSSPGLGQAHRSAACPYPCLQQAATFPLYQTNVVSPWGGQLHHDRSSVKAKKPCKPFGYKRGVYSLYLPSNTMEENLTPPRRDNAGEKPLQWF; this comes from the exons ATGATGGAACCGTATACAATAACGATGGCACCAGATACAATAACGATGGCACCAGATACAATAACGATGGCACCAGATACACAATCTGAATTGGTACCAGACCCACAATCAGAATCGGTACCAGACCCACAATCTGAATTGGTACCAGACCCACAATCTGAATTGGTACCAGACCCACAATCTGAATTGGTACCAGACCCACAATCAGAATCGGCACCAGACCCACAATCTGAATTGGTACCAGACCCACAATCTGAATTGGTACCAGACCCACAATCTGAATTGGTACCAGGCACACAATCTGAATTGGTACCAGACCCACAATCTGAATTGGTACCAGACCCACAATCTGAATTGGTACCAGACCCACAATCTGAATTGGTACCAGACCCACAATCTGAATTGGTACCAGACCCACAATCTGAATTGGTACCAGACACACAATCTGAATTGGTACCAGACCCACAATCTGAATTGGTACCAGACCCACAATCTGAATTGGTACCAGACCCACAATCTGAATTGGTACCAGACCCACAATCTGAATTGGTACCAGACCCACAATCTGAATCGGTACCAGACCCACAATCTGAATTGGTACCAGGCACAACTTTACAGCTGATATCAGAGAAACAACCAGAAATTTCTTCGGACCCAACAACAGTATTAGAAGCCGACATTACGACAGCAAAGACTGAGTCAGACCCAACACCACCGCCtttgccaaccaaatcatcacCACCTGTGCCAACTACAACATTATCACCCATCATGCCAACCACCATATCATCAACCACAACCTCTGAGCAGATACTGGACTTAACTCCGCCCAGTCCTGAGGATTCCTCCATTGGCTCCCCGCAGACACCTCGAGATTCAAGTCCACAGATAGGACTTGGCACGACTGATAATAGCCGAtccatattgcttgctacaactATGGAGCACACCAGCTTGGATCAAAGTGCCGACCATTCAAATGTCAATACTCAGCCCACCGAGACCCAGAATGACGACAAGATAACCGAGGAACCAGGAAGGCAAAGTAACACGGATCCTCCCCTCACCACTCCCAAGAGTCCTGGTGATTATACAGTTTCTGCAAAGACAGATAAGATTCTGGAAAGAATTGTCCAACCGACACCAGAGCGCCCTTCCAACCCATTGGGGTCCCCGTCACCCCTTCAGGCCACAAGTGACCAAACGTTTTACAAAGATGGGCCAAACACAGGAGAAGTACCAACAATGGCGACATCATCTTCCAAGAGACGGTTAGATGAAGGTGTCTCTGTATTAGTGGACAAGGACCACCCAAGGGACAGCCCAGTCCCCCCAAAACCTCTTCACTTGCTGATATCATCATCTAAAGATCTAAGAAAAGGCCAAAAAGACACAAAGAATCCAAATTCAGAGCCAAAAACAACCCAAAAACTAAACAAGGAGAAAGAGAAGAGCAAACAAAAGTCAAACTTGACTTTTATCCCTAAAAAGGATCGTCAGAAAGCCAAATTCTTCTCTAAAGGTGTGAAATGGGCCTTCAAATCCGGCCTTTCAG AACGCTCATATTTGGGTAATCACGTCTCCAGCCCAGGCCTCGGCCAGGCTCATCGATCGGCGGCCTGTCCTTACCCTTGTCTCCAGCAAGCGGCCACGTTTCCTCTCTATCAGACAAACGTTGTGTCCCCCTGGGGGGGCCAACTCCACCACGACCGCTCATCCGTCAAGGCCAAAAAGCCTTGTAAACCCTTCGGATACAAGAGAGGGGTCTACAGCTTGTACCTGCCGTCCAATACCATGGAGGAGAATCTGACTCCGCCCAGAAGAGACAACGCCGGGGAGAAGCCCCTCCAATG GTTTTGA
- the LOC120921523 gene encoding pre-mRNA cleavage complex 2 protein Pcf11-like: MVIGKYEGPHRAQMAIGKYEGPHRAQMAIGKYEGPHRAQMAIGKYEGPHRAQMAIGKYEGPHRAQMAIWKYEGPHRAQMAIGKYEGPHRAQMAIGKYEGPHRAQMAIGKYEGPHRAQMAIGKYEGPHRAQMAIGKYEGPHRAQMAIGKYEGPHRAQMAIGKYEGPHRAQMAIGKYEGPHRAQMAIGKYEGPHRAQMAIGKYEGPHRAQMAIGKYEGPHRAQMAIGKYEGPHRAQMAIGKYDGPHRAQMAIGKYDGPHRAQT, encoded by the exons ATGGTCATAGGGAAGTATGAGGGTCCACACAGGGCACAGATGGCCATAGG GAAGTATGAGGGTCCACACAGGGCACAGATGGCCATAGGGAAGTATGAGGGTCCACACAGGGCACAGATGGCCATAGGGAAGTATGAGGGTCCACACAGGGCACAGATGGCCATAGGGAAGTATGAGGGTCCACACAGGGCACAGATGGCCATATGGAAGTATGAGGGTCCACACAGGGCACAGATGGCCATAGGGAAGTATGAGGGTCCACACAGGGCACAGATGGCCATAGGGAAGTATGAGGGTCCACACAGGGCACAGATGGCCATAGGGAAGTATGAGGGTCCACACAGGGCACAGATGGCCATAGGGAAGTATGAGGGTCCACACAGGGCACAGATGGCCATAGGGAAGTATGAGGGTCCACACAGGGCACAGATGGCCATAGGGAAGTATGAGGGTCCACACAGGGCACAGATGGCCATAGGGAAGTATGAGGGTCCACACAGGGCACAGATGGCCATAGGGAAGTATGAGGGTCCACACAGGGCACAGATGGCCATAGGGAAGTATGAGGGTCCACACAGGGCACAGATGGCCATAGGGAAGTATGAGGGTCCACACAGGGCACAGATGGCCATAGGGAAGTATGAGGGTCCACACAGGGCACAGATGGCCATAGGGAAGTATGAGGGTCCACACAGGGCACAGATGGCCATAGGGAAGTATGATGGTCCACACAGGGCACAGATGGCCATAGGGAAGTATGATGGTCCACACAGGGCACAGACATGA